One window of the Cryptococcus gattii WM276 chromosome E, complete sequence genome contains the following:
- a CDS encoding Hypothetical Protein (Similar to TIGR gene model, INSD accession AAW43732.1) has translation MATSTLPIQFITFYRIFSTLTICYVARTSVIYYGYQRALVRFPKRDGSGSAKVSKAAKKPRQDLWANMKAHPSAFLTTRQAIPRIFPFPLGKTRSEATVRDELWWEDGNAPHVGHFNRPKLPAPPNPDEGVLMKRVQASMVRETQEELWKRRIRDIQILSVIVMVSFMSKKIATIALAVLIYHTVSSEIDGMLSPPADMEHVWKAIDKLTGAAKNEVARKPTLLTGGMSYLYEHDGNRVKKLADVQIEGVTPPVLMTTSNPWFVGLGPD, from the exons ATGGCTACTTCAACTTTGCCAATCCAGTTTATCACATTCTACCGCATTTTCAGTACTCTCACAAT CTGTTATGTTGCGAGAACGTCAGTGATTTACTATGGCTATCAGCGAGCTCTTGTCAGATTCCCAAAACGGGATGGCTCCGGTTCTGCAAAGGTGAGCAAAGCTGCGAAGAAACCACGGCAAGATCTATGG GCGAATATGAAGGCCCACCCTTCGGCGTTCCTCACCACTCGCCAAGCTATTCCTCGTATCTTCCCATTCCCGTTGGGTAAAACAAGGTCAGAAGCTACTGTCAGGGACGAACTCTGGTGGGAAGACGGCAACGCTCCTCACGTC GGTCACTTTAACCGGCCAAAGTTACCCGCACCTCCTAACCCAGATGAAGGCGTACTGATGAAGCGTGTACAAGCCAGTATGGTCCGCGAAACGCAAGAAGAGTtgtggaagaggagaatCAGGGATATACAGATTCTCAGCGTAATCGTAATGGTCTCATTCA TGAGCAAGAAGATTGCTACTATTGCCCTAGCCGTCCTCATCTACCATACCGTCTCCTCCGAAATCGACGGCATGCTCTCGCCTCCTGCCGATATGGAGCACGTCTGGAAAGCGATCGATAAGCTCACAGGCGCGGCCAAGAACGAGGTCGCGCGAAAGCCGACTCTGCTAACTGGCGGTATGAGCTATCTGTATGAGCATGATGGAAATCGGGTGAAGAAGTTAGCAGATGTGCAGATCGAGGGAGTGACACCGCCGGTGCTAATGACAACTTCCAACCCTTGGTTTGTCGGACTTGGGCCGGATTAG